A region from the Streptosporangium sp. NBC_01756 genome encodes:
- a CDS encoding nuclear transport factor 2 family protein, producing MSQPAAQLVRDYFELVWNQGRTELADQFLAAGLIQHNPNLPNGRQPLAEFIDGMRAQLPQARFEIRRMAADGDLVFTHSLFTAQPGHSGIAVVDVFRIADGLIAEHWDLREDVPESTVSGNPIV from the coding sequence ATGTCCCAGCCCGCCGCTCAACTCGTGCGTGACTACTTCGAACTGGTGTGGAACCAGGGCCGCACCGAGCTGGCCGATCAGTTCCTGGCCGCCGGCCTGATCCAGCACAACCCCAACCTGCCCAACGGCCGCCAGCCGCTGGCCGAGTTCATCGACGGGATGCGCGCCCAGCTGCCCCAGGCCCGCTTCGAGATCCGCCGCATGGCCGCCGACGGCGACCTGGTGTTCACCCACAGCCTGTTCACCGCCCAGCCCGGCCACTCCGGCATCGCGGTGGTGGACGTGTTCCGCATCGCCGACGGCCTGATCGCCGAACACTGGGACCTGCGCGAGGACGTCCCCGAATCCACCGTCAGCGGCAACCCGATCGTCTGA
- a CDS encoding MFS transporter, which produces MRPRSSTPALLSLALGYFALGTASLAVVGLSGPMAADLQVSAATVGTLVTVFSLAFAVAAPIAAVALGRLDRRRVLLLGLALMTIGGIASAVAPTFAALAAARVAAGLGAAIFGPAASATGSMIVSVEQRPRALAVVFGGMTAATVLGVPLASAVGAAIGWRATMAAVVALTLVAGGLLAVLLPPVAAGPAPTARAFAGVLHTPGALSMIATTLLVLTAQFTVYGVAGAYLATRFGAGPGLVSLTLLVFGALGMAGNAAGARIYTRLGGGRTIALALAGLTITFLALSSVPALPAAGVAVFAFWAVFNTLFMAPQQGRLVELLPEQRGILLALNASALYLGMSLGSLLGSSLLPALGGRWLPVLALLPLALAAGAHAASLRPHPTRPMAPDATSAPARH; this is translated from the coding sequence ATGCGCCCCCGTTCCTCCACCCCCGCGCTGCTGTCGCTGGCCCTGGGGTACTTCGCGCTGGGCACCGCCTCACTGGCGGTGGTCGGTCTCAGCGGCCCGATGGCCGCCGACCTGCAGGTGTCGGCCGCCACCGTCGGCACTCTGGTCACCGTCTTCTCCCTGGCATTCGCCGTGGCCGCCCCGATCGCGGCGGTAGCCCTGGGCCGCCTGGACCGCCGCCGGGTGCTGCTGCTGGGCCTGGCACTGATGACGATCGGCGGCATCGCCAGCGCGGTGGCCCCCACCTTCGCGGCCCTGGCCGCCGCCCGGGTGGCCGCCGGACTGGGGGCGGCGATCTTCGGCCCGGCCGCCTCGGCCACCGGCTCGATGATCGTTTCGGTTGAGCAGCGCCCCCGCGCGCTGGCGGTGGTGTTCGGCGGGATGACCGCCGCCACCGTGCTGGGCGTGCCGCTGGCCTCGGCCGTGGGCGCCGCGATCGGCTGGCGGGCCACGATGGCCGCGGTGGTGGCGCTGACTCTGGTGGCGGGCGGGCTGCTGGCGGTGCTACTGCCGCCGGTGGCGGCGGGACCGGCCCCCACCGCGCGGGCGTTCGCCGGGGTGCTGCACACCCCCGGAGCCCTATCGATGATCGCCACCACGCTGCTGGTGCTGACCGCCCAGTTCACGGTCTACGGAGTCGCCGGGGCCTACCTGGCCACCCGGTTCGGCGCCGGTCCCGGCCTGGTGTCGCTGACCCTGCTGGTCTTCGGCGCCCTGGGCATGGCCGGCAACGCCGCCGGGGCCCGCATCTACACCCGTCTGGGCGGCGGACGCACCATCGCACTGGCGCTGGCCGGGCTGACCATCACCTTCCTGGCCCTGAGCAGCGTTCCCGCCCTGCCCGCAGCCGGTGTCGCGGTGTTCGCCTTCTGGGCCGTCTTCAACACCCTGTTCATGGCCCCGCAGCAGGGCCGCCTGGTGGAGTTGCTGCCTGAGCAGCGCGGCATCCTGCTGGCCCTGAACGCCTCGGCCCTGTACCTGGGCATGAGCCTGGGCAGCCTGCTGGGCAGCAGCCTGCTGCCCGCCCTGGGCGGCCGCTGGCTCCCGGTCCTGGCGCTGCTGCCACTGGCCCTGGCCGCCGGTGCGCACGCCGCCTCGCTACGCCCGCACCCCACCCGCCCGATGGCCCCGGATGCCACCTCCGCTCCAGCGCGCCACTGA
- a CDS encoding response regulator transcription factor: protein MNIRVVIADDQAMVRAGLKLVVQGEPGMEVVGEASDGLEAVAVACRTRPDVVLMDISMPRMDGLTAAGQLLGRPDPPKVVMLTTFDTDENLYAALRVGTSGFLLKVSPPEQLLEAVRVVFGGDALLDPAVTTRVIASFAGRHDPVPPPQLAGLTPRELEVLRFLARGLTNAEIASMLFVGEATVKTHVARVLMKLHLRDRAQAVVFAYESGVVRPGAAVG from the coding sequence GTGAACATCCGTGTCGTGATCGCCGACGATCAGGCGATGGTCCGCGCCGGTCTCAAGCTCGTCGTGCAGGGCGAGCCCGGCATGGAGGTGGTTGGGGAGGCGTCCGACGGGCTGGAGGCCGTCGCGGTGGCCTGCCGTACCCGGCCGGACGTCGTGCTGATGGACATCTCCATGCCGCGCATGGACGGTCTCACCGCGGCCGGGCAGCTGCTCGGCCGGCCGGATCCGCCGAAGGTCGTCATGCTGACCACCTTCGACACCGACGAGAACCTCTACGCCGCGCTCCGGGTCGGGACCAGTGGATTCCTGCTCAAGGTGTCGCCGCCCGAGCAGCTCCTGGAGGCCGTCCGGGTCGTCTTCGGTGGTGACGCCCTGCTCGACCCGGCCGTCACCACCCGGGTCATCGCCTCCTTCGCCGGCCGTCACGACCCCGTACCCCCGCCCCAGCTCGCCGGCCTCACCCCGCGTGAGCTGGAGGTGCTGCGGTTCCTGGCCCGTGGCCTGACCAACGCCGAGATCGCGAGCATGCTGTTCGTCGGTGAGGCCACGGTCAAGACGCACGTGGCGCGGGTGCTGATGAAGCTCCATCTGCGGGACCGGGCTCAGGCGGTGGTGTTCGCGTACGAGTCGGGCGTGGTGCGGCCGGGGGCGGCCGTCGGATAG
- a CDS encoding SDR family NAD(P)-dependent oxidoreductase, with protein MTTYGTRPLHDQTILITGATDGLGRALAHRLAAQGATLILHGRNPAKGQALLTELHDQTGNDRLTFEQADFASIDQIRALADRLADRDRLNVLVNNAGIGVETTPQRSADGLELTFQVDYLATYMLSCLLTPLLAGTAALRSTTTHPAPARIVNVSSAGQSPLDFDDVLLERHWDGVQAYCQAKLAQIMLTLDHAELLRDHGVTVNALHPASYMPTKIVTHLFTVQSTLDEGVTHTARLVTDPALAEVTGTYFNRARPAHAHHQAYDTAARTRLREISRHLTGVPFPTTPL; from the coding sequence GTGACCACCTACGGCACCCGCCCGTTGCACGACCAGACCATCCTGATCACCGGCGCCACCGACGGCCTCGGCCGCGCCCTGGCCCACCGCCTGGCCGCCCAGGGCGCCACCTTGATCCTGCACGGCCGCAACCCGGCCAAGGGTCAGGCGCTGCTGACCGAACTACACGACCAGACCGGCAACGACAGGCTCACCTTCGAACAGGCCGACTTCGCCTCCATCGACCAGATCCGCGCCCTGGCGGACCGCCTGGCAGACCGCGACCGGCTGAACGTCCTGGTCAACAACGCCGGAATCGGCGTCGAGACGACCCCTCAGCGCAGCGCCGACGGCCTGGAGCTGACCTTCCAGGTCGACTACCTGGCCACCTACATGCTCAGCTGCCTGCTCACCCCGCTACTGGCCGGCACCGCCGCCCTGCGTTCAACCACCACGCACCCGGCCCCCGCCAGGATCGTCAACGTCAGCTCCGCGGGACAGTCGCCCTTGGACTTCGACGATGTGCTGCTGGAGCGCCACTGGGACGGCGTGCAGGCCTACTGCCAGGCCAAACTCGCCCAGATCATGCTCACGCTCGACCACGCCGAACTACTGCGCGACCACGGCGTCACCGTCAACGCCCTGCACCCCGCCTCCTACATGCCCACCAAGATCGTGACTCACCTGTTCACTGTGCAGAGCACCCTGGACGAAGGCGTCACCCACACCGCGCGCCTGGTCACCGACCCCGCCCTGGCCGAGGTCACCGGCACCTACTTCAACCGGGCCCGCCCCGCCCACGCCCACCACCAGGCCTATGACACCGCTGCCCGAACCCGCCTGCGGGAGATCAGCCGGCACCTCACCGGAGTGCCCTTCCCCACCACACCACTCTAG
- a CDS encoding TetR/AcrR family transcriptional regulator: protein MTGRPRDPAVDDAIRQAALDLITEQGYRGVSMEGIAARSGVSKQAVYRRYPGKGEVILDVLAAYARTRLPTPDTGDLREDLLTLLENTFAAQRGVPGALNQALAAEALQAPAFAQRVSSELIATRRDAVRQILSRARDRGQVAHPDNEVLIDLVFGPMWYALLFDVGKLTDAYAAALTDAVVAVATHAP, encoded by the coding sequence ATGACCGGACGACCCCGTGATCCCGCCGTCGACGACGCCATCCGCCAGGCCGCCCTGGACCTGATCACCGAGCAGGGCTATCGGGGGGTGAGCATGGAGGGCATCGCCGCCCGCAGCGGCGTGTCCAAACAGGCGGTCTACCGCCGCTACCCGGGCAAGGGCGAGGTGATCTTGGACGTGCTGGCCGCCTACGCCCGCACCCGGCTGCCCACGCCCGACACCGGCGACCTGCGCGAGGACCTGCTGACCCTGCTGGAGAACACCTTCGCCGCCCAGCGCGGCGTGCCCGGCGCACTCAACCAGGCCCTGGCCGCCGAGGCGCTACAGGCCCCCGCCTTCGCCCAGCGCGTGAGCAGCGAACTGATCGCGACGCGCCGCGACGCCGTCCGCCAGATCCTCAGCCGGGCGCGGGACCGGGGGCAGGTCGCCCACCCCGACAACGAGGTGCTCATCGACCTGGTCTTCGGCCCGATGTGGTACGCGCTGCTGTTCGACGTCGGCAAGCTCACCGACGCCTACGCCGCCGCGCTCACCGACGCCGTCGTCGCCGTGGCCACCCACGCGCCCTGA
- a CDS encoding GNAT family N-acetyltransferase — MEHVTLTTRRLLLRPLEPLDTEAVFLACQDPDIQRWTTIPSPYERQHAEYFLERVVPEGLRSRTMFHFAVEPRSGGPLLASVNVHNHTGTWEVGYWTVKEHRGHGYATEAVGAIARWAFGALGVQRLEWRAEAGNEGSRTVAEKAGFVFEGVLRAALMTRDTVRDVWIGALLPSDLGPSSADAA, encoded by the coding sequence ATGGAGCACGTCACCTTGACCACGCGGCGCCTTCTGCTGCGTCCCCTTGAGCCCCTCGACACCGAGGCCGTCTTCCTCGCCTGCCAGGACCCCGACATCCAGCGCTGGACCACCATCCCTTCGCCGTACGAACGTCAGCACGCCGAGTACTTCCTGGAGCGGGTGGTACCGGAGGGGTTGCGGAGCCGGACCATGTTCCACTTCGCCGTGGAACCCCGCTCCGGCGGCCCCCTGCTGGCCTCGGTCAATGTGCACAATCACACCGGCACCTGGGAAGTCGGCTACTGGACGGTCAAGGAGCACCGGGGCCACGGCTACGCGACCGAGGCGGTGGGCGCGATAGCCCGCTGGGCCTTCGGCGCATTGGGCGTGCAGCGCCTGGAGTGGCGTGCCGAGGCCGGCAACGAGGGTTCGCGGACGGTTGCCGAGAAGGCGGGTTTCGTCTTCGAAGGAGTGCTGCGCGCGGCGTTGATGACCAGAGACACGGTGCGGGACGTCTGGATCGGCGCGCTTCTCCCGTCCGATCTCGGACCGTCCTCCGCTGACGCCGCATAG